The sequence AAGCCGACCCGGGCACGGCCGAACTGCTCCGTGACCGCCTCGAAGGCCTCGAAGAGGACGCTCACATCATCGAGCAATTACTCGAAGATGACACGCTCGTTCGAGCTGAGGTGCTGAAGGAACGATGATGAGAACACCCCATCTCTGGAGCCCCGACTCGTCTCACATCCGTCAGGAATGGGACACGGTAGCTGACAACGGGCTCCGACTCGAACAGAACGTTGCCGAAGAGTTGGTCAGGGCCTTGAACAGCGAAGTATCGGGACTGTATATCCTCTTCAACCAGGTGCGCAAGCATTACTGGCTCGTCGAGGGGACCGAATCGAAGCCGATCAGTGACTTCCTCGAGGATGCTGCCAACCGTCTCACGGAGATGACCGACGACATCGCCATTCGGATCACCGCGCTCGGCGGTGTCCCAGCCTGCGGGCCGATGGGTATCCGCCAACACGCGCCGATATACATCGAGGACGCCCATCACTACGATATCCGGTCGTCGCTCGAGCGTGACCTCGATGGGTACGCGACGCTCGCAGTGCAGTGGCGCGAACACATCGAACTGGCGGACCGACTCGGGGATACGGCGACGAGCGAACTCCTGCGCCGCCATCTCGAGACGCTCGAAGCGGACGCTCACGTCCTCGATCGGTACCTCGCTGACGATACGCTCGTTCGTCACGACGCAACGAGGTGAATTGCCTCGGGGGACACCCCTGTAGGATTCGATTCATCAAGATTTTACCGATACTCGGGATCGAAGTCACCGGCAGTTGGTTCGATGTGCGAAAAAGCACGTCCCGATCGAGACAGTACTGTGTGACCGCGGGTTCGACTCGATGAGCGTCGTTTAGACGGTTTCGATCCTTCATATGAGCCTCCTGACCAGAGAACGGATTCACAGCTCGGAGCGTGAAGCCGTCGAGTAGATGGGTGCGGACTGCCACGATGTCGCCGTTGCGTCCGCATCAGTCAGCGTATACACGTACTTAGCGAACCGCCCCGATTCAGTTTCAGACAGGGCTATGAATAACGAAACCACGCTCCGATCTACTGCTCGGGCAGGCGTTCGGATGAGACCGGGTGACCGGACGTCGTCACTGACCGATCTCTCGGTCTCGAGCGCACTGAACCGACTCCTTTAGGTCGCCCAGCCCTCGAGTGACGGCCATGACGGACGATCCGCCGCTGGTTCTCGACATCGACGGCACGCTCACCCGCCCGGAGGGGTGGGGCATCGATCCGCGCGTCTTCGACCCCCTCCGCGACTGGGACGCGCCCGTCGTGATCGCCACCGGGAAAGCCTTCCCCTACCCCGTCGCCCTCTGTCACTTCGTGGGCATCCCCGAACTCGTCGTCGCCGAGAATGGCGGCGTCGTCTACACCGGCGACGACGTCTTCTTCACCGCCGACCGCGCGGCCGCCCAGGCCGTCCTCGAGGACTACCGCGCGGCCGGCTACGAGACGGGCTGGGGGCCGGAGAACACCGTCAATCGGTGGCGCGAGA comes from Haloterrigena salifodinae and encodes:
- the dpsA gene encoding DNA starvation/stationary phase protection protein DpsA codes for the protein MMRTPHLWSPDSSHIRQEWDTVADNGLRLEQNVAEELVRALNSEVSGLYILFNQVRKHYWLVEGTESKPISDFLEDAANRLTEMTDDIAIRITALGGVPACGPMGIRQHAPIYIEDAHHYDIRSSLERDLDGYATLAVQWREHIELADRLGDTATSELLRRHLETLEADAHVLDRYLADDTLVRHDATR